The Phycisphaeraceae bacterium genome segment GCCGAAGTGCCCGAAGAGCGTCTCCCGCGCTTCCGCGGGACGGAACGTCCACGCGGGCCGGGGGGTCAGCGCGCAGGGGGCCGCCTCGCGCAGCCGCGCCACGCGCGGGGGCGGCTGACCCGTCGCCGTCTCGACGTACAGCACCTCGCTGGGCGCCAGCCGCGCGACCTCGTCGGCGACGCGGTCGGCGGGCAGGTCGTGCAGCGTGAACGAGCCGGTGGAGAGTTCCGCCATCGCCAGCACGGCGGGGGCGTCGTCGCCGGCGCCGGTGAAGAGGATGGCCGCGACCTGGTTGGGACGGGACTCGTCCAGCAGCGTCTCATCGACAAGCGTGCCGGGCGTGAGCACGCGCGTCACAGCCCGCTCGACCACGCCTTTGGCAAGTTTCGGATCCTCGATCTGCTCGCACACCGCGACCCGGTGGCCCTGCTCGATCATGCGCCGCAGGTAGCCCTCCACGCTGTGGAAAGGCACGCCCGCCATGGGCACGCCCTTGGTGCGCTCGGTGAGCGTGATCCCCAGCACGCGATGGCAAAGGATCGCATCGTCGAAGAACATCTCGTAGAAGTCGCCCATGCGGAAGAAGAGCACGCACTCGGGGTGCTGCTTCTTGAAGCGCTCGTACTGGCGCATGGCGGGGGTCAGCCGCGCCTCGGGCGACAACGGCCCAGCGGCGAAGTCGCCCGCGCCCGCGGACGAGCGGGCCTTGGACAGAGGGGGTCGCATGCTGGCGGGTGCCATCGTCACGCGGGCATTCTACCGCCTCCGGCGGGACGTTCGGCGATCCGCGCCACCCGACCGCGCCGTCTCACACCGCCGCCGCTGCGTGCTGCTCCACGAAGGCCACGATGGTGCCCGCCACGTGATCGACCTGCGCGTCGGTGAGTTCGGGATAGATGGGCAGGGCGATCACCTCCCTCGCAGCGGCCTCGGCCTGGGGCAGGTCGCCCGGCTTTCCGCCCAGCGGCGCGAAGCACTCCTGCAGGTGGAGCGGCAGTGGGTAGAACACCTCGTTGCCGATCGCGCGCTCGGTGAGGTGCTTCCGAAGCGCGTCGCGCAGGGACGCAGGCACGCGAATCACGTACTGGTGATAGGCGTGATGCGCCCGCGTCTGGCGGACGTGCGGGAAACGCAGGGGCAGGCCGCCCGCGGACCAGCCCTCGGCGCTGCTCCTGGCTCCGGCGGCGGCGAAGGCGGCGTCATACCGCGCGGCGTGCCGGCGGCGACGTTCGTTCCATGACTCCAGGTGCCGCAGCTTCACGCTCAGCACCGCGGCCTGCAGGGCGTCCAGTCGCGAGTTCATGCCGATCAGGTCGTGGTAGTATCGGTCCTTGCCGCCGTGAACCCGCAGGCGGCGGATCACGTCGGCCAGTCCATCGTCGTTGGTGGTCACGAATCCCGCGTCGCCGAATGCGCCCAGGTTCTTCGTCGGGTAGCACGACCAGCCGTGAAGGCGCGAGGAGGCGCCGATCCGCCGCCCCTGCTGGTCGAGCGTGCCGATGGCCTGGGCCGCGTCCTCGATGACCGGCACGCCCAGTTCATCCGCGACCTGCTGGATCGCGACCATGTCCGCGCTCTGCCCGTACAGATGCACGGGCATGATGGCCTTGAGGTTGCGGCATCGCGAGGCCTTCTCCCGAAGCGACCGGGGGCAGAGGTTGTACGTGGCGAGGTCGATGTCGGCGAACACCGGCGTCGCCCCGGTTCGTGCGATTGTTCCCGCCGTGGCGAAGAACGTGAACGTGGGGCAGATGACCTCGTCGCCGTGCCCGATGCCCAGGGCCATCAGCGGCAGCAGCAGCGCGTCACCGCCGGACGCACACCCGATGGCGTGTTTCGCCCCCAGCCACGACGCCACCTCCTGCTCGAAGCGCTGCACCGTGGGACCGAGCACGAAGTATTGCGACTCCAGGATCGAGGCGATCGCCGGCTCGATCTCGTGCCTGATTGCGGCGTACTGGGCCTTGAGATCCAGGAGAGGGACGTTCACGGGTGTGGTCACAAGCGGAATCCGGGAGCGGCGTGAGATCACGGCCGCTCGAGTTGACAATGGCGCCAATGG includes the following:
- a CDS encoding DegT/DnrJ/EryC1/StrS family aminotransferase, giving the protein MNVPLLDLKAQYAAIRHEIEPAIASILESQYFVLGPTVQRFEQEVASWLGAKHAIGCASGGDALLLPLMALGIGHGDEVICPTFTFFATAGTIARTGATPVFADIDLATYNLCPRSLREKASRCRNLKAIMPVHLYGQSADMVAIQQVADELGVPVIEDAAQAIGTLDQQGRRIGASSRLHGWSCYPTKNLGAFGDAGFVTTNDDGLADVIRRLRVHGGKDRYYHDLIGMNSRLDALQAAVLSVKLRHLESWNERRRRHAARYDAAFAAAGARSSAEGWSAGGLPLRFPHVRQTRAHHAYHQYVIRVPASLRDALRKHLTERAIGNEVFYPLPLHLQECFAPLGGKPGDLPQAEAAAREVIALPIYPELTDAQVDHVAGTIVAFVEQHAAAAV